The Euphorbia lathyris chromosome 8, ddEupLath1.1, whole genome shotgun sequence genome has a window encoding:
- the LOC136203996 gene encoding F-box protein CPR1-like, which yields MANLPQDLRNQILIRLPVKSLLRFRCVCKSWRAIIDSRDFIYSHLHTSSKNRLHRKLILSSRSNLRRLSTVFRAIDINDGFQEEFLLNFQNSRINLGLAVYCNGLVIFNTWDDKFTILNPSTRHYRTLPTFHQFYRGIKALGFGYDATADDYKLLVLLYSDPSFEVWILGLKSNCWRRLPVFPYTEYNFIEVACDGNSFVDGCVHFLCSRNREGSYAIVAFDVSEETFSVVALPISQNQAYPTCLQVFEGCLSIRFFTERKVDLYVRKKEGVEFIWTKLFALTTLQTYMLEIGTQFNKEFRTLGYSKEDDKILLIFSGNMYSYDVKETSLEVIRSSSLSDLYNCGYCVESLVSIGS from the coding sequence ATGGCAAATCTTCCACAAGATTTGAGAAACCAAATTCTGATTCGGCTGCCGGTTAAGTCTCTTCTTAGGTTTAGATGCGTTTGCAAATCATGGCGTGCAATTATTGACAGCCGTGATTTTATCTATTCTCATCTTCATACCTCTTCCAAGAACAGGCTGCATCGCAAGCTGATTCTCAGTAGCCGATCCAATTTAAGAAGACTTTCTACAGTATTTCGTGCTATAGATATAAACGATGGCTTCCAAGAAGAGTTTCTGCTCAATTTCCAGAATTCACGCATAAACCTCGGCCTTGCTGTTTATTGCAACGGTTTGGTTATCTTCAATACATGGGATGACAAATTTACTATACTGAATCCATCAACCAGACACTACAGGACACTTCCCACTTTCCACCAATTTTATAGAGGAATAAAGGCGTTGGGTTTTGGTTATGACGCTACTGCAGATGATTACAAGCTTTTAGTACTTTTATACTCAGATCCATCATTTGAGGTTTGGATTCTTGGATTGAAGTCGAATTGTTGGAGAAGGCTTCCCGTTTTTCCCTATACTgaatataattttattgaagtTGCTTGTGATGGAAATAGTTTTGTAGATGGTTGTGTGCATTTTTTATGCTCTCGAAATAGAGAGGGATCATATGCAATTGTAGCATTTGATGTTTCAGAAGAGACTTTCTCTGTGGTAGCTTTGCCTATCTCGCAAAACCAAGCATATCCTACATGTTTGCAGGTTTTTGAAGGGTGTCTTTCTATCAGATTTTTCACTGAGAGGAAGGTTGATTTGTATGTCAGAAAGAAGGAAGGAGTTGAGTTTATTTGGACTAAGTTATTCGCTCTTACAACACTACAAACTTATATGCTTGAAATTGGAACACAATTTAACAAGGAGTTCAGAACTCTGGGATATTCAAAGGAAGATGATAAGATTCTTCTTATCTTTTCTGGAAACATGTATTCATATGATGTTAAAGAAACAAGTCTTGAAGTGATAAGAAGCTCTTCTTTAAGTGATTTGTACAATTGTGGTTACTGTGTGGAAAGTCTTGTATCCATAGGGTCCTAA